A genomic window from Salvia splendens isolate huo1 chromosome 11, SspV2, whole genome shotgun sequence includes:
- the LOC121755144 gene encoding uncharacterized protein LOC121755144 — translation MDCDRMQEPFQEEEDDVFYCELRRQVLQLTAEDDDGDVCEAKAMKVRKQGPYVGALQPVCYQGWPGIKEGCGSAAPAWIVNLWRSGNGTGVFIPQGVQSRRTNRSRRKNGRGKGHKRVERMN, via the exons ATGGATTGTGACCGGATGCAGGAGCCCTTCCAGGAGGAAGAAGACGATGTTTTCTACTGCGAACTTCGCAGGCAAGTCTTGCAATTGACGGCTGAAGATGATGATGGTGATGTTTGTGAGGCGAAGGCCATGAAGGTCCGTAAACAAGGCCCGTATGTTGGAGCTCTGCAGCCCGTTTGCTATCAGGGATGGCCCGGGATTAAGGAGGGCTGCGGTTCTGCTGCGCCTGCatggatcgtcaacttgtggcgAAGTGGGAACGGGACCGGTGTTTTCATACCTCAAGGAGTTCAGTCTAGAAGAACAAACAGATCAA GAAGGAAGAATGGAAGAGGAAAGGGACACAAGCGAGTAGAGAGAATGAATTGA